Proteins encoded together in one Lysinibacillus sp. FSL K6-0232 window:
- a CDS encoding mycofactocin-coupled SDR family oxidoreductase codes for MGKLTGKVAFITGGARGMGKEYALKFAEEGAAIVITDIAKNLQSVAYNMADESELTKAVNDIKGFGVDALGFIADVRHSQELEEAVQQTIAHFGKIDILVTNAGILSYNKLWEMPEDQWDDMLDICLKGTWLTCKHVLPYMIERQAGKILCVSSVNGLRGGQNVGHYVAAKHGVLGLVKSMAMEVGPYNIHVNAICPTAVDTTMANNQATYDRLANKKGATREEATPAFGNHHVFPNQDFIAPKDVINAALFLVSDDSNNISGSHIAVDAGYLTM; via the coding sequence ATGGGGAAATTAACAGGAAAAGTAGCATTTATAACAGGTGGCGCACGTGGGATGGGTAAGGAATATGCATTAAAATTTGCAGAAGAGGGCGCGGCAATTGTCATCACAGATATTGCTAAAAATTTGCAAAGTGTTGCCTATAATATGGCTGATGAATCGGAGCTAACGAAAGCAGTAAATGACATAAAGGGCTTCGGTGTGGATGCTTTAGGATTTATCGCAGATGTACGTCATTCACAGGAGCTGGAGGAGGCTGTGCAACAAACAATTGCACACTTTGGCAAAATAGATATTCTTGTGACCAATGCTGGTATTCTTTCCTATAACAAGCTATGGGAAATGCCAGAGGATCAATGGGATGATATGCTCGATATTTGCTTAAAGGGCACGTGGTTAACGTGTAAGCATGTCCTTCCGTATATGATTGAACGTCAAGCGGGAAAAATTTTATGTGTGTCCTCTGTTAATGGCTTACGAGGCGGGCAAAATGTAGGGCATTATGTAGCGGCTAAGCATGGTGTATTAGGGCTTGTAAAATCAATGGCAATGGAGGTCGGTCCATATAATATCCATGTCAATGCGATTTGCCCAACGGCTGTCGATACAACAATGGCAAACAATCAAGCCACCTATGACCGCTTAGCAAATAAAAAAGGGGCAACAAGAGAGGAGGCAACACCTGCATTTGGCAACCATCATGTGTTTCCAAATCAAGATTTTATTGCACCAAAGGATGTGATTAACGCAGCATTGTTTTTAGTATCAGATGATTCCAATAATATATCAGGCTCACATATTGCGGTGGACGCAGGTTATTTAACAATGTAA
- a CDS encoding SDR family NAD(P)-dependent oxidoreductase — protein sequence MAGRLQDKVVVITGAAQGIGFATAQKCGQEGAKIVLSDANVEKLQEAALQLQQNGYDVHAVVCNITDEEHIANLYQEAVAAYGYVTTVVNNAGIFVNNTAETFDATTYEKISAINIKGVMLSTKHAIPYLKGQAGSSIVNLASISGMIGTKNHNLYIMTKHAVVGITRSTAVELGQHGIRVNAVCPGLTDTNMADQLIEGDGGGQAIRQAYENAYLLGRLGKPEEVANTIAFLASDEASFITGALIPVDGGYTAT from the coding sequence ATGGCAGGAAGATTACAGGATAAAGTGGTCGTTATTACAGGTGCAGCACAAGGAATCGGCTTTGCGACAGCGCAAAAATGTGGGCAGGAGGGCGCAAAAATCGTTCTGTCAGATGCGAATGTAGAGAAATTGCAGGAGGCAGCTCTTCAATTACAGCAAAATGGCTATGATGTTCATGCAGTTGTTTGCAATATTACCGATGAAGAGCATATTGCCAATCTGTATCAGGAAGCTGTAGCAGCATATGGTTATGTAACGACGGTTGTTAATAATGCAGGGATTTTTGTCAATAATACGGCTGAAACATTTGATGCCACTACGTATGAAAAAATTTCCGCTATTAATATTAAAGGCGTTATGCTAAGCACAAAGCACGCCATTCCATATTTAAAGGGGCAAGCGGGTAGCTCCATCGTCAATTTGGCATCCATTTCGGGCATGATCGGTACGAAAAACCATAATTTATATATTATGACAAAGCATGCGGTGGTAGGAATTACACGCAGTACGGCTGTAGAGCTTGGGCAGCATGGTATACGAGTTAACGCTGTTTGCCCGGGGTTAACGGATACAAATATGGCTGACCAGCTTATTGAGGGCGATGGCGGTGGGCAGGCTATTCGACAAGCCTATGAAAATGCCTATTTATTAGGACGGTTAGGCAAGCCAGAGGAGGTTGCGAATACGATTGCCTTTTTAGCCTCTGATGAAGCGTCCTTTATTACAGGTGCATTAATACCAGTGGATGGTGGCTATACAGCGACTTAA
- a CDS encoding PucR family transcriptional regulator, producing MIEHTLSPFIKINEVMTLRIKDILLLQEFQYAKIISGKSLLATEVNGATIVNTLEGCASVERGNFILTTGFPSFTDEAFKQFIRSLAEKGVSGLGIKIGSNIPSISSDIQSFAEHYKLVIIELDSNIPWADLMIPIVNYINYEQKLELEKIKNIYEAFQAFLLAKSDIQQLPLLMEKLLAKKTTIYLHAIDKSYSSFALPPVFENVLSNIVQTMKTQNLTKESFQELPISVYVKPIYENRHLEGCIIIWECQTLCASWHNVAISQATAILLTELQKIKSIISLSQQNRSSFLLDVFRGKFNSTEEIVRVSKEVNWNLADHPYQLLLLELTFPDDQKQDAFIVTSQLIFLLEKYTLTKICFDSNNYLVLLLDTTSEITADFICKKIDFLLAKYQLQVTYFGGVGRVYTLSAIVKSYNEALISLHFAKTKKNLLAKVIHFEHLNFERILFSNHPIKEASFLQQEYLLPLKEFDQKKAAELYHTLKVFLFNNADFNKTAEQLFVHKNTVRYRLSLIKEISKLNPEKLQDQILFYIGFLLEEIQLPAFQ from the coding sequence ATGATAGAGCATACATTATCACCGTTCATTAAAATAAATGAGGTGATGACTTTGCGGATAAAAGATATATTGCTTCTACAGGAGTTCCAATATGCCAAAATAATATCGGGAAAAAGTTTATTAGCTACAGAAGTAAACGGAGCTACAATCGTCAATACACTAGAGGGCTGTGCTTCAGTCGAACGCGGAAATTTCATTCTTACAACTGGTTTTCCGTCCTTCACGGATGAAGCCTTCAAACAGTTCATTCGCTCACTCGCTGAAAAAGGCGTCAGTGGCTTAGGCATTAAAATCGGTTCAAATATTCCGTCTATTTCTTCAGATATCCAAAGCTTTGCAGAGCACTACAAGCTAGTGATCATTGAGCTGGATAGCAATATTCCTTGGGCTGATCTAATGATTCCTATTGTCAACTATATTAACTATGAGCAAAAGCTTGAATTGGAAAAAATAAAAAATATTTATGAAGCATTCCAAGCCTTTCTATTAGCAAAATCCGATATTCAGCAATTACCATTATTAATGGAAAAATTGCTTGCTAAAAAAACAACCATTTATTTGCATGCCATTGATAAATCCTACAGCTCTTTTGCATTACCGCCTGTATTTGAGAATGTCTTGTCAAACATTGTCCAAACGATGAAAACACAAAATTTGACAAAAGAAAGCTTTCAAGAGCTACCAATCTCTGTCTATGTAAAGCCGATTTATGAAAATCGCCATTTGGAGGGCTGTATTATTATTTGGGAATGCCAAACGCTTTGTGCTTCTTGGCACAATGTGGCAATTTCGCAAGCAACCGCTATTCTATTAACAGAGCTACAGAAAATCAAAAGCATTATTTCATTATCGCAGCAAAATAGAAGTAGCTTTCTTTTAGATGTGTTTCGTGGCAAATTTAATAGTACGGAGGAGATTGTGCGCGTTTCAAAAGAGGTTAATTGGAATTTAGCAGATCATCCCTATCAATTACTATTACTTGAATTAACATTTCCTGATGATCAGAAGCAGGATGCCTTTATCGTAACCTCTCAGCTAATCTTTTTATTAGAAAAGTATACTTTAACGAAAATTTGCTTTGATTCCAATAATTATTTAGTGTTGCTGCTCGATACTACATCAGAAATAACGGCTGATTTTATTTGTAAGAAAATTGATTTTTTATTAGCAAAATATCAACTCCAAGTCACCTATTTTGGTGGAGTCGGACGAGTATATACATTATCAGCTATTGTCAAAAGCTATAACGAGGCATTAATTTCATTGCACTTTGCCAAAACAAAGAAAAATTTATTGGCAAAGGTCATTCATTTTGAGCATTTAAACTTTGAGCGCATTTTGTTTTCGAACCATCCAATAAAAGAAGCTTCCTTTCTTCAGCAGGAATATTTACTACCATTAAAGGAATTTGATCAGAAAAAAGCAGCGGAGCTATATCATACACTGAAAGTCTTTTTATTTAATAATGCGGATTTTAATAAAACCGCGGAGCAGCTCTTTGTTCATAAAAATACAGTTCGCTACCGTCTAAGTTTAATTAAAGAAATCTCCAAGCTCAATCCCGAAAAGCTGCAAGATCAAATTTTATTTTATATTGGCTTCTTGCTTGAGGAAATCCAACTTCCTGCCTTTCAATAA
- a CDS encoding DeoR/GlpR family DNA-binding transcription regulator codes for MSLSFEERKKVILDILDLEGKVKVSDAEQLLNVSGETIRRDMDRLEKEGLLHKVYGGAVKAKQKYERTFEQKTSLNNLEKRLICKAAANIVEDGDVIFIGHGTTAYEIVRFLGDKPNVIVVTNSLPVLSLATECFQGKILFAGGEYEHRQKFMGGPLADLFFNQLKANKAFVAAGGISLSDGITDYDITGAAISKKLIERAETTIILADHTKFGVSTFAHICHLEDVSMIITDQKSSTQWQERLAQKKVGLLIASEMLEDIHG; via the coding sequence ATGTCTCTTTCATTTGAAGAACGTAAAAAAGTAATTTTAGATATTTTAGATTTAGAAGGAAAAGTGAAAGTAAGTGATGCTGAACAGTTATTAAACGTATCGGGTGAGACTATACGGAGAGATATGGATCGTTTGGAGAAGGAAGGGCTCTTACACAAAGTCTATGGCGGTGCTGTGAAAGCAAAGCAAAAGTATGAACGTACATTTGAACAGAAAACGTCACTGAATAACTTAGAGAAACGATTGATATGTAAGGCTGCCGCAAATATTGTGGAGGATGGTGATGTGATTTTTATTGGTCACGGCACAACAGCCTATGAAATTGTACGTTTCTTAGGTGATAAGCCAAATGTCATCGTGGTGACAAATTCTCTCCCCGTGCTATCGCTAGCAACAGAATGCTTTCAAGGAAAGATCCTTTTTGCAGGAGGTGAGTATGAGCATCGACAAAAATTTATGGGTGGTCCATTAGCCGATTTATTTTTCAATCAATTAAAGGCAAATAAAGCCTTTGTTGCTGCTGGTGGAATTTCCTTATCTGATGGCATTACCGATTATGATATTACTGGTGCAGCCATTTCAAAGAAATTAATAGAGCGTGCTGAAACAACCATAATTTTAGCGGATCATACAAAGTTTGGAGTTTCTACATTTGCGCATATTTGCCATTTAGAGGATGTTTCAATGATTATTACAGATCAAAAAAGCTCTACACAATGGCAGGAACGCTTAGCCCAGAAAAAAGTTGGGTTACTAATAGCAAGTGAAATGTTGGAGGACATCCATGGATAG
- a CDS encoding class-III pyridoxal-phosphate-dependent aminotransferase has product MDRKVENMDYFASKQETLQKSIDWWNPGKTKQWQVDGVDVVIGKREGYYFYDVDGKKLMNAHLNGGTYNLGHRNPEVIAALIEGTNYFDIGNHHFPSTARAQLAEALAQCTPDGLKYTIFSSGGSEAIDAALKCARYATKRKKTISIKNGYHGHSGLAVSLGNERYSKPFLSEGDPNEFVHVPFNDLDAMERELAKGDVASVIIETIPATYGFPLPHANYLASVKALCERYGALYIADEVQTGLMRTGKLWGIEHYGVKPDILVTAKGLSGGIYPIAATVVNERAGGWMQEDGLAHISTFGGAELGCVVAMKVLEISQRPEVIKNVDYVARYLRTGLEQIQQRYPDFFVGIRQLGVVMGLEFNHPEGAKYVMSSLYKHGVWAIYSMLDTRVLQFKPGLLCDKAYCDELLEKCEAGIKEAAQLVKFARY; this is encoded by the coding sequence ATGGATAGGAAGGTGGAAAATATGGACTATTTTGCGAGTAAGCAAGAAACCTTACAAAAATCAATTGACTGGTGGAATCCAGGGAAAACGAAGCAATGGCAAGTGGATGGCGTAGATGTTGTGATCGGCAAACGAGAAGGCTATTACTTCTATGATGTGGATGGCAAAAAATTAATGAATGCCCATCTCAATGGTGGTACGTATAACTTAGGGCATCGTAATCCAGAGGTCATTGCAGCACTAATAGAAGGAACCAATTATTTTGATATTGGTAATCACCATTTTCCATCGACAGCGCGCGCTCAATTAGCTGAAGCATTAGCACAATGCACACCAGATGGCTTGAAATATACGATTTTTTCCAGTGGTGGGAGTGAGGCGATTGATGCAGCATTGAAATGCGCACGCTATGCGACAAAGCGTAAAAAAACGATTTCGATTAAAAATGGCTATCACGGGCATTCAGGCTTAGCCGTATCACTTGGGAATGAACGCTATTCCAAGCCATTTTTAAGTGAAGGCGATCCCAATGAATTTGTGCATGTGCCATTTAATGATCTCGATGCAATGGAACGTGAGCTTGCCAAGGGTGATGTTGCAAGCGTGATTATTGAAACGATCCCCGCAACATACGGCTTCCCATTACCGCATGCCAATTATTTAGCAAGCGTCAAGGCGTTATGTGAGCGTTACGGCGCACTTTATATTGCAGATGAGGTACAGACAGGCTTAATGAGAACAGGTAAGCTTTGGGGCATTGAGCACTACGGTGTTAAGCCAGATATTTTAGTAACAGCAAAGGGGCTAAGTGGCGGTATTTATCCAATTGCTGCGACAGTAGTGAATGAGCGCGCGGGTGGCTGGATGCAGGAGGATGGACTCGCACATATCTCTACCTTTGGGGGAGCAGAGCTTGGCTGTGTTGTGGCAATGAAGGTGCTGGAAATTTCACAACGACCTGAAGTTATTAAAAATGTTGACTATGTGGCACGCTATTTACGAACGGGCTTAGAGCAAATCCAGCAAAGATACCCAGATTTCTTTGTCGGTATTCGCCAGCTCGGTGTTGTGATGGGCTTAGAGTTTAATCATCCTGAAGGTGCGAAATATGTGATGAGCTCCCTGTACAAGCATGGTGTATGGGCGATTTATTCAATGCTTGATACACGTGTTTTACAATTTAAACCAGGATTATTATGTGATAAAGCATATTGTGATGAATTGCTGGAAAAATGTGAGGCAGGTATTAAAGAGGCAGCACAGCTTGTAAAGTTTGCACGTTATTAA
- a CDS encoding phosphotransferase enzyme family protein codes for MDFVDLEVALSNFHQAANDALKEFSCLVEASCKMIDYSENATYLVEDAQGKKYILRISRPNYHKKEEIEAEIAWLNSLHEQSPIDVSLPVRADDGDYVHAHRYNDTIYYSTLFTFLEGNAPDENNEENLIQQFETLGKITALFHKHTIEQHDHYEDFQRMIWDYDTILGQSPKWARWQDGLGMTPARIALYEEASEVIRQKLEAFGKCKTRFGLIHADLRLANLLIYGDEIKVIDFDDCGFGWYLYDLATSVSFIEHMPYLEDLIASWIKGYSQVRTLTDEEIEMIPTFILMRRLQLISWVGSRDNETTRLLGENYTIQSDALVKNYLTKNKIV; via the coding sequence ATGGATTTTGTTGATTTAGAAGTGGCACTTTCTAACTTCCATCAAGCAGCGAATGATGCGTTGAAGGAATTTAGTTGTTTAGTAGAGGCATCTTGTAAAATGATTGATTATTCTGAAAATGCTACGTATCTTGTAGAAGATGCACAGGGCAAAAAATATATTTTACGAATTAGCCGACCCAATTACCATAAAAAAGAAGAAATAGAGGCGGAGATTGCTTGGTTAAATTCGCTCCATGAGCAATCTCCTATTGATGTATCATTACCAGTGCGAGCAGATGACGGTGACTACGTACATGCTCATCGCTATAATGACACAATTTATTATAGCACATTATTTACATTTTTGGAGGGGAATGCTCCTGATGAAAATAATGAAGAAAACCTAATTCAACAATTTGAAACATTAGGCAAAATTACAGCACTGTTCCACAAGCATACAATCGAGCAGCACGATCATTACGAAGATTTTCAGCGGATGATATGGGATTATGACACGATTTTAGGGCAATCACCAAAATGGGCAAGGTGGCAGGATGGGCTTGGCATGACACCCGCACGAATTGCTTTATATGAGGAAGCGTCCGAGGTCATTCGACAGAAGCTAGAGGCATTTGGCAAATGTAAAACACGATTTGGACTTATTCATGCGGATTTACGCTTAGCCAATTTACTCATCTATGGTGATGAAATTAAAGTGATTGATTTTGATGATTGCGGTTTCGGCTGGTATTTATATGACTTAGCAACATCTGTAAGCTTTATTGAGCATATGCCGTATTTGGAGGATTTAATTGCGTCATGGATCAAGGGCTACAGTCAAGTGCGGACATTAACTGATGAAGAAATTGAGATGATTCCAACCTTTATTTTAATGAGAAGGTTACAGCTTATCTCTTGGGTAGGTAGTCGTGATAATGAAACAACACGCTTGCTTGGCGAAAACTATACCATTCAAAGCGATGCCTTAGTGAAAAATTATTTAACAAAAAATAAAATTGTATAA
- the eat gene encoding ethanolamine permease produces the protein MTSKKNEIIVLKKALTPIHLWTIGVGIVISGNYFGWNFGLSQSGYLGMLIATIFMAIMYLTMTLGISELSTMLPYAGGPYSFARRAMGRYMGFITGIGVVLQYVIAAPIIAIGIGGYISFLFPAVPTVVAAAFMYALFMGVHILGIKEYATIEMVLVFIALGLLVLMYFVGLPQIQVENLFPASGELVPGGFKGVWSALPYAMWLFLAIEMLPMLSEETRDVQKDMPKGLISGMVTLLILSVLTTTVAIGLAGIDTMTVAEDPLPAAIAAAFGNTYWLAQVLASVGLVGLIASFSGVILAYSRQVYALSRAGYLPSILSKMHKTRQTPYMAIILPGFIGLVLVILFNPDDLILISTFGALVSYITMNLSVLILRKKEPNLSRTFRTPLYPLTPIVSLTLAIIAIFASFFANLTFFVVCLAVFAVASIYYWLWARHQINEDAPEERFAKEAVEEDSQITQASILE, from the coding sequence ATGACTTCAAAAAAGAATGAAATCATTGTTTTAAAGAAAGCCCTTACACCTATTCATTTATGGACAATTGGTGTTGGAATTGTTATTTCAGGAAATTATTTTGGATGGAACTTTGGCTTAAGTCAATCGGGCTATTTAGGCATGCTGATTGCTACGATATTTATGGCGATTATGTACTTAACAATGACGCTAGGAATCTCTGAATTATCGACAATGCTGCCATATGCCGGGGGACCATACTCGTTTGCTAGACGTGCCATGGGCAGATATATGGGCTTCATTACAGGCATAGGGGTTGTGCTGCAGTATGTGATTGCTGCACCTATTATTGCAATTGGGATTGGTGGTTATATAAGCTTCTTGTTCCCAGCAGTGCCAACAGTTGTCGCCGCAGCGTTTATGTATGCGCTCTTTATGGGGGTACACATTTTAGGCATTAAGGAATACGCAACGATTGAGATGGTGCTTGTATTTATCGCATTGGGATTATTAGTGCTGATGTATTTTGTGGGGCTGCCACAGATTCAAGTGGAGAATTTGTTCCCAGCAAGCGGTGAGCTAGTGCCAGGTGGCTTTAAAGGCGTGTGGTCTGCGCTACCATATGCAATGTGGCTATTTTTAGCGATTGAAATGCTACCGATGCTGTCAGAGGAAACGAGAGATGTACAAAAGGATATGCCTAAGGGGTTAATTTCTGGCATGGTGACACTGTTAATTTTATCTGTGCTTACAACGACAGTGGCGATTGGGCTTGCGGGCATTGATACGATGACAGTAGCAGAGGACCCACTACCAGCAGCGATTGCGGCAGCCTTTGGCAATACGTATTGGCTAGCGCAGGTTTTAGCATCTGTTGGATTAGTTGGTTTAATTGCAAGCTTTTCAGGTGTAATTTTAGCTTATTCACGTCAGGTTTATGCGCTATCACGTGCAGGGTATTTGCCAAGCATTTTATCGAAAATGCATAAAACACGTCAAACGCCTTATATGGCAATTATTTTACCGGGCTTTATTGGCTTAGTGCTTGTTATATTGTTCAATCCAGATGATTTAATTTTAATTTCTACATTTGGTGCATTAGTATCGTATATTACGATGAATTTATCTGTGTTGATTTTACGTAAAAAGGAGCCGAATTTATCGCGAACTTTTCGGACGCCATTGTATCCATTGACACCGATTGTTTCTTTAACACTAGCTATCATTGCGATTTTTGCGAGCTTCTTTGCCAATTTAACGTTTTTCGTTGTCTGTCTTGCGGTTTTTGCCGTTGCAAGTATTTACTACTGGCTATGGGCAAGACATCAAATCAATGAGGATGCACCAGAGGAGCGCTTTGCAAAGGAAGCAGTCGAGGAAGATAGCCAAATAACACAAGCATCTATACTAGAATAA
- a CDS encoding HAD family hydrolase codes for MQKVEWVIFDKDGTIIDLDSIWIPWAKNFYLNLTENSDLKIAFSLQHFLTTIGVAADGATIDPTSPLAVGSIQEAETIMAYLLYQQGIAWSEGVTLARTASSLATAQQENITVQELPGIRQLLMRLKEHGIRLGVITADSTARAELHVKQLGLWSLFEFVLGSDQVASSKPFPDLAHLARERYQVSLEQTVMIGDSNADMLFAKNAGMLYSIGIIPQDVYPKDYLPDAMKIIEAYDESLITLLTAEEDQYG; via the coding sequence ATGCAAAAAGTAGAGTGGGTCATTTTTGATAAAGATGGCACAATTATTGACCTGGATTCTATCTGGATTCCATGGGCTAAAAATTTTTACCTAAATTTGACTGAAAATTCTGATTTAAAGATTGCGTTTTCATTACAGCACTTTTTAACAACAATCGGTGTAGCAGCCGATGGAGCAACGATTGACCCAACAAGCCCACTAGCTGTTGGAAGCATCCAGGAAGCAGAAACAATTATGGCTTACTTGCTTTATCAGCAAGGTATTGCTTGGAGTGAGGGTGTTACGCTAGCAAGAACAGCATCGAGCTTAGCAACAGCCCAGCAGGAAAATATAACGGTACAGGAATTACCGGGTATTCGACAGCTTCTGATGCGCTTAAAGGAGCATGGTATTCGCTTAGGCGTTATCACAGCAGATTCAACAGCACGAGCAGAATTACATGTAAAGCAGCTTGGGCTATGGTCGCTATTTGAATTTGTGCTTGGCAGTGACCAAGTAGCATCCAGCAAGCCATTTCCAGATTTAGCGCATTTGGCACGGGAACGCTATCAAGTATCGCTTGAACAGACAGTGATGATTGGTGATTCCAATGCGGATATGCTATTTGCTAAAAACGCAGGCATGCTCTATTCAATTGGCATTATTCCACAAGATGTCTATCCAAAAGATTATTTACCAGATGCCATGAAAATTATCGAAGCGTATGATGAATCGCTTATAACCTTGCTGACAGCGGAGGAGGATCAATATGGATAA
- a CDS encoding aldehyde dehydrogenase family protein: MIKDRDLLSIQEVRDAVAEAAEAQKVYASYSQQQVDAIVQAIAEEAYRQAEKLAILAVTETKMGVIEHKKIKNELASKGVYASICHEKTVGIVHEDHTAKQIEIAYPYGVIAAVSPVTNPTATAIYKTLIALKAQNAIVFSPHPTAVNCTIEALKICHEAAVRAGAPAGLIRWVAHPTIKGTEALMQHRAVQLILATGGSGLVKAAYSSGKPAYGVGPGNVPVYIDKTANVARAVQHIIDSKSFDNSTICATEQAIVVHQDVKAQVMAALAQNGAAIVTGEDRLKLAQVISPVPRTLNTEIVGKPAISIAELAQIQVPAGTRVLVAEEQYIGKEHPFSIEKLSPILGLYTAHSQEEAIRLCQQLLDVGGRGHSAAIHAENDQFVKEFSIHMPVSRILVNTMASVGAAGGTTSLTPSYTLGCGAYGGNITSDNITARHLSNKKRVAYGIKELAVPKPQHPQNIQQPAVAVNTDEEVTIDPAMIRKIVEDIVTKLTV; encoded by the coding sequence ATGATAAAAGATCGAGATTTACTCTCTATTCAGGAGGTGCGCGATGCTGTTGCAGAGGCAGCGGAGGCTCAAAAAGTGTACGCTAGCTATTCTCAGCAGCAAGTGGATGCTATTGTTCAGGCGATTGCAGAGGAAGCCTACCGACAAGCTGAAAAGCTAGCTATATTGGCAGTAACAGAAACAAAAATGGGTGTGATTGAGCATAAAAAAATTAAAAACGAGCTCGCTTCAAAGGGTGTTTATGCATCCATCTGTCATGAAAAGACAGTAGGGATTGTGCATGAGGACCATACAGCAAAGCAAATAGAAATCGCCTATCCATATGGTGTGATTGCTGCTGTATCACCAGTAACAAACCCAACTGCCACTGCTATCTATAAAACGCTCATCGCGTTGAAGGCGCAAAATGCAATTGTCTTTAGCCCGCACCCAACGGCGGTAAACTGTACGATTGAAGCATTGAAAATTTGTCATGAGGCGGCTGTCCGTGCAGGTGCGCCTGCTGGCTTGATTCGCTGGGTAGCTCATCCGACGATAAAGGGCACAGAGGCATTAATGCAGCATAGGGCTGTGCAGCTTATTTTAGCGACTGGCGGCTCAGGGCTTGTGAAGGCAGCCTATAGCTCTGGCAAGCCTGCCTATGGTGTGGGACCGGGGAATGTTCCTGTTTATATCGATAAGACAGCGAATGTTGCCCGCGCTGTGCAGCACATTATTGATAGCAAATCATTTGATAATAGTACAATTTGTGCAACAGAGCAGGCAATAGTTGTGCATCAGGATGTGAAGGCACAGGTGATGGCAGCGTTAGCTCAAAATGGTGCAGCTATTGTGACGGGAGAGGACAGGCTAAAATTAGCACAGGTGATTTCCCCAGTGCCACGTACATTAAATACGGAAATTGTTGGGAAGCCTGCGATAAGCATTGCAGAGCTGGCACAGATTCAAGTGCCAGCAGGTACAAGGGTGCTTGTGGCAGAGGAGCAGTATATTGGTAAAGAGCATCCCTTTTCCATAGAGAAGCTATCGCCCATTTTAGGCTTGTATACAGCACATTCTCAGGAGGAAGCGATTCGACTATGTCAGCAATTGTTAGATGTAGGAGGACGTGGGCATAGTGCGGCGATCCATGCGGAAAACGATCAATTTGTTAAAGAATTTTCCATTCATATGCCCGTGTCACGGATTTTGGTTAATACGATGGCTTCTGTAGGGGCGGCGGGTGGCACAACGAGCTTAACGCCATCCTATACATTGGGCTGTGGTGCATATGGCGGCAATATTACAAGTGATAATATTACAGCTCGTCACTTAAGCAATAAAAAGCGCGTTGCCTATGGTATCAAGGAGCTAGCAGTGCCAAAGCCACAGCATCCGCAAAATATTCAACAGCCAGCAGTAGCAGTAAACACAGATGAAGAGGTAACGATTGATCCTGCGATGATTCGCAAAATAGTAGAAGATATTGTTACGAAATTAACCGTTTAG
- a CDS encoding BMC domain-containing protein, which yields MSVEINGALGMIETRGLIGSIEAADAMVKAANVNIVGKVHVGGGIVTVLVTGDVGAVKAATDAGSEAARRVGELLSVHVIPRPHSELLAILPK from the coding sequence ATGAGCGTAGAAATTAATGGTGCATTAGGAATGATTGAAACAAGAGGATTGATCGGTTCGATTGAGGCAGCGGATGCTATGGTGAAGGCAGCAAACGTTAATATTGTTGGCAAAGTCCATGTTGGTGGCGGTATTGTCACGGTGTTAGTAACAGGTGATGTCGGCGCAGTCAAGGCGGCAACGGATGCGGGCTCAGAGGCTGCTCGTCGCGTGGGTGAATTATTGTCTGTGCATGTGATTCCTCGCCCACATTCAGAGTTACTTGCTATTTTACCAAAATAA